Within the Porphyromonadaceae bacterium W3.11 genome, the region ATATACTTTCCGAGTAATTTTAAGTAAATAGTCACCATTAGAATAGTAAAAATATCACCAAATGATATTTTTTGCTACATATAAATACCCTATATTTGTAGCTAGTTATGTCGGACATCTTGATGCGTCCTCACATATACCTAACTTATGATTATATATGTTTATAAATCTCTGAATCCAAAAGATTTATAGAACTTCAATGCAATAACTAACTATGGCTGGAAAGATTATCTTTAGATACGGGACTATGGGCTCTGCCAAGAGTGCCCACTTATTAATGACTGGTTATAATTTCGAGGAGCATGATAGAAAGGTGCTTTATATCAAACCCTCAATTGACACACGTGATGGGGAAGCCATATACTCTAGAATAGGATTAAATAAAGCGTGTTCTATTGTACATGAGGATGAGCAAATCACCGATATCTTCCACAGAGAATTGTCTGAGTGTCATCGAAACTGCATCATACTTATAGATGAGTGTCAATTCTTATCCGCATCTCAAGTCGATGAACTAGCTGATATTGCTGATGAATTCGGAGCGTTGATTATTTGCTATGGACTGAGAACGGATA harbors:
- a CDS encoding thymidine kinase, with protein sequence MAGKIIFRYGTMGSAKSAHLLMTGYNFEEHDRKVLYIKPSIDTRDGEAIYSRIGLNKACSIVHEDEQITDIFHRELSECHRNCIILIDECQFLSASQVDELADIADEFGALIICYGLRTDSNSNLFPGSKRLFEIADTFEEVKSTCDCGKKTVINARYNEKGYILSNNQIDIGGNDKYKAVCRSCWKKELIKDN